The following are from one region of the Atribacterota bacterium genome:
- a CDS encoding NADH:flavin oxidoreductase, with protein MPIKKLFEKTEINQVVLKNRFVRSATWEGLANPDGSCNNRISEMILDLARGEVGLIISSHSYVNPIGQAGNGQLGIYDDNLIVSYQKMVKKVHEEGSKIIMQISHAGGRANSRSNRGRPVGPSPLEIKGYSCREITIHEIEQTVNDFTAAAVRAKKAGFDGIQIHGAHGFLLNQFLSPFFNKRRDNYGGKIENRARIILEIINAIRNELGNKFAITIKLNSDDFLDGGFAPVEMVQVSLLLEKAGIDAIELSGGSSISKYSYSRIGRIDRPEEEVYYRDAAKLYKESLKVPLILVGGIRSFQVA; from the coding sequence TCGAAGTGCTACCTGGGAAGGTCTGGCCAACCCGGATGGTTCCTGTAACAATAGAATAAGCGAAATGATATTAGATTTAGCCAGGGGAGAGGTTGGATTAATTATCAGCAGCCATTCCTATGTAAATCCTATAGGACAGGCAGGGAATGGGCAACTGGGTATTTATGATGATAACCTGATAGTTAGCTACCAGAAAATGGTTAAAAAAGTTCATGAAGAAGGTAGTAAGATAATTATGCAGATCAGTCATGCCGGTGGACGAGCAAACAGTAGATCAAATAGGGGAAGGCCAGTCGGACCAAGTCCACTTGAAATTAAGGGATATAGCTGCAGAGAGATAACCATTCATGAAATCGAGCAGACGGTTAATGATTTTACAGCTGCTGCAGTAAGAGCAAAGAAAGCCGGTTTTGATGGTATTCAAATACATGGTGCGCATGGGTTTTTATTAAACCAGTTTCTTTCTCCATTTTTTAATAAAAGAAGAGATAATTATGGAGGAAAGATAGAAAATCGGGCTCGGATAATATTAGAGATAATAAATGCAATCAGGAATGAATTGGGTAATAAATTTGCAATTACCATAAAATTAAATTCAGACGATTTTTTAGATGGAGGATTTGCACCGGTTGAAATGGTGCAGGTTTCATTACTTTTGGAAAAAGCGGGAATTGATGCAATTGAATTAAGCGGAGGAAGTTCGATTAGCAAATATTCCTATTCAAGAATTGGTAGAATCGACCGACCAGAAGAAGAAGTTTATTATCGGGATGCTGCAAAATTATATAAAGAAAGCCTAAAGGTTCCTTTGATATTAGTTGGAGGAATACGTTCTTTTCAAGTTGCA